The following proteins are co-located in the Microcebus murinus isolate Inina chromosome 21, M.murinus_Inina_mat1.0, whole genome shotgun sequence genome:
- the FAM53C gene encoding protein FAM53C, which produces MITLITEQLQKQTLDELKCTRFSISLPLPDHADISNCGNPFQLVSEGASWRGLPHCSCAEFQDSLNFSYHPSGLSLHLRPPSRGSSPQEQPLSQVLSPEPPDPEKLPVPPAPPSKRHCRSLSVPVDLSRWQPVWRPAPSKLWTPIKHRGSGGGGGPQVPHQSPPKRVSSLRFLQAPSASSQCAPAHRPYSPPFFSLALAQDSSRPCAASPQSGSWESDAESLSPCPPQRRFSLSPSLGPQASRFLPSARSSPASSPELPWRPRGLRSLPRSRSQPCDLDARKTGVKRRHEEDSRHLRPSLDFDKMNQKPYSGGLCLQETAREGSSISPPWFMACSPPPLSASCSPVGGSSQVLSESEEEEEGAVRWGRQALSKRTLCQQDFGDLDLNLIEEN; this is translated from the exons ATGATAACCCTGATCACTGAGCAGCTACAGAAGCAGACTCTGGATGAGCTGAAATGCACACGCTTCAGCATCAGTTTG CCTTTGCCAGATCATGCAGATATCTCCAACTGTGGGAACCCTTTCCAGCTTGTGTCTG AAGGTGCTTCCTGGAGGGGCCTGCCCCACTGTTCCTGTGCTGAGTTCCAGGACAGCCTCAACTTCAGCTACCATCCCTCAGGCTTGAGCCTGCACCTCAGACCACCCAGTCGGGGAAGCTCCCCACAGGAGCAGCCCCTTTCCCAAGTCCTAAGCCCTGAGCCCCCAGACCCAGAGAAGCTTCCTGTGCCCCCTGCTCCTCCATCCAAAAGGCACTGCCGCTCCCTCTCAGTGCCCGTGGACCTGTCTCGCTGGCAGCCGGTGTGGCGGCCCGCCCCCTCCAAGCTGTGGACTCCCATCAAACACCGGGGCAGTGGTGGAGGGGGTGGGCCGCAGGTGCCTCACCAGAGTCCCCCAAAGCGGGTCTCCAGCCTCAGGTTCCTCCAAGCTCCCAGTGCCTCTTCTCAATGTGCCCCAGCCCACAGACCCTACAGCCCTCCATTCttcagcctggccctggcccaaGATTCCTCTCGACCCTGTGCTGCCTCCCCTCAAAGTGGCTCCTGGGAGAGTGATGCTGAGTCCCTGTCACCTTGCCCACCTCAGCGCCGCTTCTCCTTGTCACCCAGCCTGGGCCCACAGGCAAGCCGCTTCTTGCCCTCTGCCCGGAGCTCCCCCGCGTCCTCCCCAGAGCTGCCCTGGCGACCTCGAGGTCTCCGCAGCCTTCCCCGAAGCCGTTCACAGCCTTGTGATCTGGATGCCCGCAAAACTGGGGTCAAGCGGCGCCATGAGGAGGACTCCCGGCATCTGCGGCCTTCCTTGGACTTTGACAAGATGAATCAG AAACCATACTCAGGAGgtctctgtctccaagaaacagcCCGAGAAGGCAGCAGCATCTCTCCACCGTGGTTCATGGCCTGTAGCCCTCCACCCCTCTCTGCTTCCTGCAGCCCCGTTGGGGGTTCCTCCCAGGTGCTGAGTGAGAgcgaagaggaggaggagggggctgtgcgGTGGGGGCGGCAGGCGCTGAGCAAGCGGACACTGTGCCAGCAGGACTTTGGGGACCTGGACTTGAATCTGATTGAGGAGAACTAA